A single window of Bacteroides intestinalis DSM 17393 DNA harbors:
- a CDS encoding gamma-glutamyl-gamma-aminobutyrate hydrolase family protein — translation MKELLLSIVLLILLSFTGCQSGSSSHKQRPLIGLSCSHPSDYSSARTTYTESVIQTGGTPMLIPVTTDSIVLVDIISRLDGIILIGGADIHPSYYNEEPIEQLGEVDSLRDVYDISLIRLAAQRGVPMLGICRGEQLINVAFGGTLYQDIPAQHPDTTVRHNQEEPSSVPTHAVNLLPDSEMARITGETQLFTNTHHHQAVKQVAPGFRITAWATDSIPEAIENIEGKPIWGVQFHPEALTVAGDSISARFFYFLVDQAIAFRQSK, via the coding sequence ATGAAAGAACTACTATTATCTATTGTACTGCTCATTCTCCTGTCATTTACCGGATGTCAATCCGGAAGTTCATCTCACAAGCAACGACCACTTATCGGCCTATCTTGTTCACATCCCAGCGACTATTCGTCTGCACGAACGACTTATACCGAATCAGTCATACAAACCGGAGGCACTCCAATGCTTATACCAGTCACAACAGACAGTATAGTTCTGGTAGACATCATCAGTCGACTGGACGGGATTATTTTAATCGGAGGGGCGGATATACATCCTTCTTATTATAATGAAGAACCTATCGAGCAACTGGGAGAGGTAGATTCACTGCGTGATGTTTATGATATTTCCCTTATCCGCCTTGCAGCGCAACGTGGTGTACCCATGTTGGGAATCTGCCGGGGCGAACAATTAATCAATGTGGCATTCGGTGGCACACTCTATCAGGATATTCCAGCCCAACATCCGGATACTACCGTGCGACATAATCAGGAAGAGCCGAGTAGTGTACCCACTCATGCAGTCAACTTGCTTCCCGATTCTGAAATGGCACGGATAACAGGAGAGACACAACTATTTACCAACACCCACCATCATCAGGCCGTCAAGCAAGTGGCACCCGGTTTCCGGATTACGGCATGGGCTACGGACAGTATTCCCGAAGCCATTGAAAACATTGAAGGAAAACCTATCTGGGGAGTGCAATTCCACCCGGAAGCATTAACGGTAGCTGGTGATAGCATATCTGCCAGATTCTTCTATTTTCTGGTTGATCAAGCAATTGCATTCCGGCAAAGCAAATAA
- a CDS encoding YhcH/YjgK/YiaL family protein — protein MKHLQWLLATACMLAVCLSVSAQSGKKVKSISPEKWVKSKVWSEGLKAKPHSSTNLAEFKAQYEANPEQWKAAFRWLASHDLTTIEKGKHPIEGTSLVVSVEDSKNEPLEKRTSESHRKHIDLQYVVKGTERFALLDHESSKANCEYSEKKDVIHYDFDPEKTTFIDSVPSEFFLFFPSDWHIAKIATDKEDQDIRVIVIKLDYI, from the coding sequence TCTGCTCAAAGTGGCAAGAAAGTAAAAAGTATCTCGCCTGAAAAATGGGTAAAATCGAAAGTCTGGAGTGAAGGTTTGAAGGCGAAGCCCCATTCTTCTACGAATTTAGCGGAATTCAAAGCGCAGTACGAAGCGAATCCGGAACAATGGAAGGCGGCTTTTCGCTGGTTGGCGTCGCACGACCTGACTACTATCGAGAAGGGAAAACATCCGATAGAAGGAACGTCACTTGTGGTTTCTGTTGAAGATAGTAAGAATGAACCGTTAGAGAAGCGGACATCCGAATCACACCGGAAACATATAGATTTGCAGTATGTGGTGAAAGGAACAGAACGTTTTGCATTGCTGGATCATGAGTCTTCAAAGGCTAATTGCGAATATAGTGAGAAAAAAGATGTTATTCACTATGATTTTGATCCGGAAAAAACTACCTTTATCGACTCTGTTCCCAGTGAGTTTTTCTTGTTCTTCCCGTCCGACTGGCATATTGCAAAGATAGCTACGGATAAGGAAGATCAGGATATAAGGGTGATCGTGATTAAGTTGGATTATATATGA